Genomic window (Pseudopipra pipra isolate bDixPip1 chromosome 7, bDixPip1.hap1, whole genome shotgun sequence):
CACggatggattttttaggtggATTTCTTTCTTCATCAGTTTTCCAGGTTCCTGGCAATTTTTGTTGCTCTTCCTCTCACTTACCATTTTGTTGCTGGTATCCCAGTGGGATTTCACCCCAGCTTCCATTATCCAGGAACAAACCAGAGCAGGGACCAGGAACCCATCCTTTATGTCACAGTGTGTTCACAAACACAGCACCCAACAAAGCTGAGATTTCATGGGGGAGGTTTTGGTGCACATTTACTATTTTCCCACTATAAAATCATCCCTGAGTTCCTTTGAGGCCCAAAGTCTGTGGGTGAATCGTTGTGTCTGTCACTTCAGCTCCTGGAGCTGAGGAAGGACTTGGACTTGGTTGGAGTGAGGGCAAAGCCATCCCTTCTATGTCTTGGTTTTATGATATTATCCCCCAACATAAATCAGCTGCTCCTTTCTCTTAAGCTCTTTTGAACTCAACTGAGCCCCTGTTTTCTTCTGCAACTGCTGTGACAGGAAATGAAAGGagctaaaatgagaaaaaataccAAGGAGTCTGCACTGAGGAAGTGGCAGCAGTGGAATGGGAGCACAGAGCTCCCCACTCTGCCAAGGCTGGACCCTTCTCTGCCTTCCTGAGATCCCACCAGCACCTCCTCCTTAATTCCCACTCCATCTCCTCCATCTCAATGCCGTGTCACTCCATTTTCTGCATCCCAAAGCTGTATCACTCCATCTTCTGCATTCCAGAGCCGGGTCACTCCATTTCCTTCATCCCAGAGCTGTGTCACTCCATCTCCTCCATCCCAGAGCTGTGTCACTCCATCTCCTCCATCCCAGAGCTGTGTCACTCCATCTCCTCCATCCCAATGCCCTGTCACTCCATCTTCTCCATCCCAGAGCCGTATCACTCCATCTCCTCCATCCCAGAGCCGTGTTACTCCATCTCCTCCATCCGAATTCCCTGTCACTCCATCTCCTCCATCCCaatgtcctgtcactccatctcCTCCATCCCAATGCCCTGTCACTCCATCTCctccatcccagtgccctgtcactccctctccttcccttttctggACACTTTGCTCTGGCTTTGATGGTCCTGAGGTTCCTCCAGTTGGGCTCTCTGGAGACACTTCCAAAATAGAAGCaagtagggggaaaaaaccctcctaGCATGCTTCTGATGGAATAAAGGACAGAAAAGTGATCTATTGCTTTGTGTATTTTTCGTATCATGTGCTCATGACACTGTTTTTTCCATGGGCTAAAAATACATCCCATAACTGTGGAATGGGTCCCAAGGTGCTGGTGGCTGAGTTGATGGATAAGCTCAGACCTGAGGAGctcaggcttcctttggttTCTGTCTTCAGAGGAAGTGTCTGGTCCCCAGCGATAAAATAAATCTAATTTTTGGCATCAAAAAATAGAGGTGTTTCATAAAAGAAACCAGCCTCCTATAAGTATATTAGTGATCAGGGAAtgagtcatggaatcatggaatggtttgggtgggaagggaaattgaggatcatcttgttccaccccctgccatgggcagggacatcttccaccagcccaggttgctccaagccccgtccaacctgcccttggacactcccagggatccaggggcagccacagcttctctgcccaacctgggccagggcctccccaccctcccagccagcaattccttcccaacatcccatctctccctgccctctggcagtgagaagccattccctgtgtcctgtccctccatcccttgtccccagtccctctccagctctcctggagcccctttaggccctgcaaggggctctcagctctccctggagccttctcttctccaggggaacccccccagctctcccagcctggctccatgtTACAGAGGGAATAAATGACACGTTCACCAACATCCCTTGGTCTCAGTTTAAGttcagagaaggagggaggggagagggtggTGCTGCTAAAACCTTGCCTTGGAGCTTGTATGGAATTTTGGGAGAagacaaaacccaaaccttaATGCAAACAGGTGCCTGAACTCTTCAAAATAGTTTCTACCCCACCCACACAAGTGTCTGTGAAACCCCTTTCCTGGCTCAGCCCTGGGACACCCCTTGGGAGAAGTTTGGCTGCCAGGAACAGCTCCTGGGGAGCTGCAGACAGTGAGGGTTTGGGCAATAACTTCAACCCTTAATTACAGAGCTGACACTGCTGGTTTATCTTCTCAAAGAATTGAAAGCCTGGCTGTCCCCTGGGGCTCCAGGAGCTGTTAGACATTCCCAGTCCTGGCTGGGATCAATGGCAGCAACCCATTCATGCACAaagagggctgggagggaggcaggggagCACCTCTAATGATCCCTCTAATGAGCATTAATATGGGCTCCTGTTGAAGAGGGGAGTCCAGCTGGACATGAAGATTTTTAGGGAGCACCCTTTCATTCAGGGCTGGgagccccattcccagctgtgctgcaggatcCAGGATCACTCCATGGCTACTTCTTAcaatataattataaatattaaGGTGAATCATGAAGCTGTAACTGGCTCTTAGAGtgaagtttgattttttttttacctgcaaATGAACTGCAGGATCTTATTTCCCTTATTAGAGctgaactgctttaaaaaaatcaatgtgaATTTTGCCTGAATGTGAGGTTGGAATAAACCTCCCTCCACCCACGTGTGTGTCTGAGCTGCCAAAGTGCACCTTGTCCTCACCCTTCAGACAGTGTTTGATCATTATTACCCGAAAGATGTGGAAAACAGACAATTAAAACTGTACAGCCACCCAGAGCAATTAGGCTGAGAGCACTCCCAGGGTTATCTGACAGCAATTACAGGTGCTGGAGTGGTTTTTAAGGAGTGTCTCCCATCTGAAATATGGAATAAACCACTCCAGTGGGTGTTGGGGAGTGACTGAGGCAGCTCTTGGTTCCTGTCCTGGAGGATTAGCAGCAGTTTTGGGGTGAGATGGTGAAATCCATAACTGAAGTTCCTGCCAGGCtgagagacagaaggaaaagcaggagggcCAGGATGAGCCTGGTGGGGTTGTATTCCCAGGATTGCTCTGGCTCCAGGGTTTTCCAGCTCGGGGCTGTGTGGAGCAGTGGCctcaggctctgcagcacaaggatTTAATTCCAGGCAAAGGCAGTGGTGGTCTGACTGTGTAGGCAGCAATTAGGAATCCAGGCAGCCTGAGGTGAGGCCACTTCAACCTTGACTTCAGAAAAGTCAGATTTGAGCTTTTTTATTGCAGCACTCGAGGAGAATCACAAATATACcctgagggagctgctctggctggGGCTGAACACACTTTCTGGGTGTTGTTCTCTCCAAACAGCTGGAGTGGGATGccagagaatcccaggatggtttggaagggagctggaagatcatcttgttccaactcccctgccacgggcagggggATTCCTGGTAGGAATCCCACTGGGAGAGGTCCTGCTGCAAAGTCCTTCCCACCCCAGGACTCACTGGGAATTGCAAGGGGCAGGGCTGTCTCAAAAATTGGAAATATTCCCTGTATGAGATCATGTTTTagcagggcctggagggacaggacacagggaatggctttccactgccagagagcagggttagatgggatactgggaaggaattcctggctgggagggtggggaggccctggcccaggttgggcagagaagctgtggctgcccctggatccctgggagtgtccaaggccaggttggatggagcttggagcaacctgggctggtggaaggtgtccctgcccatggcagggggttggaccaTCTGAcccttaaaggtcccttcccacccaaaccattccatgattctcccATTCTCTGATCTGACAGCAGTGACtgggatctgctcagctctcccagctcacTCAGTTGTcctcttctctgggaattctgtGGATGGAAGCATTCTGCAGAAGCAGGAATGCCCATCAATGAAAGGCCCCTGGAATTCTGGTGGTAAAGGGAACACACTCAGCCATTCCAGCTGAACAAAAAGCCACaagcccaggggagcagggcaggggttcGGACTGTGcattccagctctgggactgtgAGCCCCCCTTTGGGTACCCACACTGTTTGATCCCCAATGCACCCATTTCCTGGCCCCTCAGCACCCCAGGAGGTAGCTTTGtttccaggagctgagggaCCTGGGCTTGTTGACCCCACAGGCTCCCCTCAGCTTTCCAGGTGCTTTCCCAAAAACGCCCCGGAAATGTCGGGCGCAGCTGAGAAATCTCTGTTCCCCAGGaggctcctgctcctgggacaCACAGGGCACGGCTTCACACACGTGTTGGGAGGGACCAAGGCGctccctgggcaggaggagcaggttCCTGAGGCAGGGAGGTGTCTGGAGCACCCAGAGGATGGGCAGGAGGCACGTCTGGAGTGAGCGGAGCCGCgagctcctccatcccccgagctcctccatcccccgagctcctccatcccccaaACTCCTCCATCCCCtgagctcctccatcccctgagctcctccatcccccgagctcctccatcccccgagctcctccatcccctgagctcctccatcccccgagctcctccatccccaagctcctccatcccccgagctcctccatcccccaaACTCCTCCATCCCCCGAGCTCCTCCATCCCCAAGCTCCTCCATCCCCCgagctcctccatcccccaaACTCCTCCATCCCCCgagctcctccatcccccaaACTCCTCCATCCCCtgagctcctccatcccccaaACTCCTCCATCCCCCgagctcctccatcccccaaACTCCTCCATCCCCCgagctcctccatcccccaaACTCCTCCATCCCCCTGAGTTCCTCCATCCCCCCAGACAACGTGGGGCTGAGGTGATGCCAGAGCTCTGGGTGGGATCTCGGAGgttcttcttccccttccacCCTCCTGCCCACGCAGGGGTGATGAACATCCCAGGTCTCCATCTATTCCCGGTGCCAATTCCCAAATCCCCCTGGTGCACGGAGGGAGAGAGgcccaaacccctctgagggACTGGATATGtctgagcagctctgcatccacccctttcccagctgctccctgcctgaAATGGAGCCTCTTCTGAGCGATTGAGGAGTCACAAGTGCTGGATTAGGTGGGGGCTCCCACCTCCTAAGGGTCCCTGGGCaccagggaaagagggaaagagggatCTCGGGCTGAGGCTGAAAGGCCACAATTTTATGACAGAACCAGGAGTTTACTTTCCTTCACATTGATGGTGTAGAGAAAAGCCATGGCCTCTGGCAAAGGTTAATCAAAATGTATAATTATATAATGTATAATCCAAGCATTCCCTATAATTAAGAAAGGATGCCTAACGAATCCAGCTCCCAGGAAGTGTCCAAGCACTCAGTGCACCCCTTGCAAGGCAGGATATGGGAATGGCTGTGTTCTCCATAACACCACCCAGTGATGCACATTAAACAGCTGGAAATGCTCTGGAATGACTGAAACATTTGTATTAGCTCTCCCTCTTACTGTATTATCTTAAAATTCTGCTTTATCTAACATTTCTCTGGCACTAAAGGGTAAAGAAAGGAGAGTTTTGGTTCAATTTCTCAGGGCTGTTTCAGCTGAGATGGCTCAGGAACGTTTATTTTGCCGTAATGACGAGCCCACAGTGTGTTTGTTCCCCAGAGAACAGGCAGATCTGTTCTTTGTCTTTCCCTTAAATGTAGCTGTAAATGAGGGAGCACGCGGGGAACTGCACTCCCTCGGGATGCTCTGCTTTGTCTCAGATTCCAGCAGAAGATGTTGTGTCAGGCTCCAGCTTTATTTCCCCCCgcccttccagctcaggtgtcAACGAGTTTCACCTTGTCCATCACAATTTAAGCTCCCGATAACATCTCCTGGAGGTGTCTGGAACACTTTGGTAGCTCAGCCATCTCCGCAGCCGGGATGAACCGAACAGCCTGGAGTCTGGCTGGCTGCTCCAGAAAACTCCCCGATCGTTATCGGCGCTAAAAATACGGACAATTAGCATCTTACTGCGGGAATTTGGGGGTCGTGAGAACTGTTATCTCACAGACACGTTGTTTGAGCCCTTCTTGCCCCCATCCCGCTGCCGCGTCCCCGGCGAGTGTTTGTGCcggtcccactcccctcccagcaAACGCGGAGATATTAATTTGTCaccagcaggcagaggagcccCCGCGGGTGTGATAAACAGCTCGGGAAGATGCTGTCTGTCCGTGTGCCCgcggagggaagggatggagagaaCAGAACCCCGTGcgagcagcagcttctccctccccagaATGTGACCGTGCGAAGTCACCTGTTGGCCAGCTGGGTTAAAAAAACTATGTATTGTGGTTTTCCCGAGCCAAAGCCGGACTGAGGGGATACAACCGGGGTGGTTGGGGTTATTTCCCTGGCCACAGCCGGGATCCGCGGGATCCACGGGGCAGGATCGCGGTCCCAGCATCTCCCCCGCGCCCAGGGATGAGGGTCCCGGGTTCGCCCAGGGATGAGGGTCCCGGGTTCGCCCAGGGATGAGGGTCCCGGGTTCGCCCAGGTTTGTGCAACCGGGGAGGGCTGGAAAAGCGCTGGAAAAGGGAAATTTTAGCACAGCTGCGAGGAAAAACCTACacggggggagagggaagggttCATCCCGGTGCATCccggccgccccccgcgcccctccGCGGCACCCCGGGACCCGCAGGGAGGGACGGATGGATAAAGGCGGACGGAATAAGGACCCCCAGACCTGTTGCCATGAGAGCACGTTTTACTCGGCAGCCCGCGGGCGgacgggccgggccgggcggctcCGAGGCCTCCGGGATCCCGGGAATCGTCCGTGGGACGgtttttaaggaggaaaaagctCCGAGCCGAGACGGCGGCGTGtccgcggcggggccgggcgctgTCCCGGGGCCGGGCGGTCAGTAGGGCCCCACCACCACCGCCTCCACCTCCTTGGACGGCCGGCGGTCCTTCACCAGAAAGTTGATCATCCCCTCGGACTTGATGAGCAGGTTGCAGCCGAGGAAGAAGATGCCGAAGACGACGGTGAGGGCGAGGACGCACATGACGGCGATCTGCACGACCCGCATGATGTACAGGCTGCGCTCCTCGGCCGCGCCGCTGCCGTCGGTCACCACGGAGGCGGCGGTGCAGCAGCGCAGCGCCCGCTCCAGCTCCAGCGCCgcgcccccggcccccgccagcagccccgccgccgccgccgccgagccgTTCGGCCCTCCCGGCAGTCCCCCGGCACCGGGCAGCGCTCCCGGGAGCCCCGCCGGGCCGCTCAGCCCGCCCGGCAGCCCCGCCGAGGAGCCGTTCATCCCTGCCGGCATTCCCGAGCCGCTCATCCCTGCCGGCATTCCCGAGCCGCTCATCCCGCCCGGCATTCCCGAGCCGCTCATCCCGCCCGgcagccccgccgccgccgccgccgcatGCAGGCGGGCCGTGCCGGGCCGGGCTGAGCCGTGCCGAGCCCACCCGAGCCGAGCCTGAGCGAGCTGAGCCCACCCGAGCCGAGCCCGAGCGAGCCGAGCCCACCCGCGCCCGCGGagccgcccgccccgccccggggagagggagggggcagagggaggggagaCGGCTCGGGGGacgggagggagggggggagtgggaaagggacagggaggggagcggggaggcgggagagagagggaggggacGAGTTTGGGGGTGGGAGGtaggagaagggaggggagagggtttgcggggctggagggagggttggggtgggagggaggggaggagggacggagaggaggggatttggggggctggagggaggattggagtggggagggaggggagcgggagggagaggagggggtttgggggtgggagaagggagggagagggtttgaggggctggagggagggttggggtggggagaagggagagcgggagggagaggaggtggttttggggggctgaAGGGAGGATTGGAGTGGGAAAGGGTCGAGAAgggggggaagaagagagaggagagggtttggaggcaggagggagaggagggagttTGGGAAGCGGGAAGCGGGGTCGGCGCGGGAAAGGGTCGGAGAGGGGAACGAATTTGGGGAGTGGCTTTGCAGCGGGATGGGGGAATCGGCGAGGGAAAGGGTCAGAGAGGGGAATGAATtggggggtgggagagggggcagCGTTGGGAAAGGTCGGGGAGGGCGCTGGGCGGGGGAGCGGGTCGGGGGTGCGGGGAAGGCAGCGGGGGGAtcctggggagaaggagaacGGGGTCGGGGGCTTGGAGACCTGGATGGGGCCAAGAGGGTCTTGCGAGAGGGTTTGGGGAGCGGGTTTTGAAAGGAGCAGGTTggaggggtgtggggagggggatCCGGGGGAGCAGGACTTTTTCCAGTGGGTTTTGTGCAGTGACTCTGGCAAACGGATTTCAGGGATGCACTTTTCCTAAGGGAGGGAGCTTTGGGAGGTGGCTCTGGGGGAATGAGGTTCGGGAGTGTTTTCAGGGGAACAGACTTGCAGATTTTGGGGGAGCAGGATTTCCCAAGCGGGTTTTGGGCTGCGCATTTCCAGGGAGTGGATTTGGGGAGTGTCTGGGGGGAAACCTGTTTTGGAGGAGGTTTGTGCAGCGAGGAGGGGCAGTGCCAGTCCCGGGGCTGCGGGAAGAGCCGGCCCAGCCCTCTGGGGACCTGTGGGCTCAGTCGGTTgaacctccccctccccaaagaCCCTTCAGGTCTGTTTTCATTGAAGGTCCAACCACGGGAAGTTTTTCGGAGCCTCCCCGCGTGCCCAGGTGAGGTGACACCGGGATGGTGGCAGCTCGTGTGACACTGGGGCTGCACTTGGCCGCGGGGGCACCGGGACCGCGCACCCCTGAgacccctgcccagccctggggaggcaCCCGAGCACCCCAGGGACCAAAACGGCTTCCCAGAGGCACCCGAGTGCCTGGGAATTGCTGGGAATTCGTGTCCCCCTCAGCAGTTCTCagggagtgcccagccctggtgccGCTCCTGGGACAGAGTTTCCCATCGGAGGTTTGGAGGTTTGGGGGATAAATGgaaggtggcagcagctcctgacaGCCAGGGCGGTGGTTTGGGAGGTGTCCTGACACTCCAGCTCCCTGGAATGCCCAGGGATGGGCGGGACAGTCACTCCCGTGCTGGGCTGAGCGCTGATTTGGGGTATTTCCTGGACGAGGATGTGGATGCAGGCAGAGCtcggagctgctgccctggttgactctgccccctccctgtctGAGGGGAGATTCCATTATCCCAAACACACCCGGGAATGCGGGAGGGGGCTGTGAGCAAACCCTGCCGTGGCACAGGGGTGAGATATCTGGGTGGCACCTCGGGCTGTCCAGGGATGGTCCCCATGGGAATGAACCCTCAGGGAGGCCGAGGCCAGCACGGACAAATGCTGTTTGATGGAGCTCTCACAGGGAATTTCCTTTGGTGGCTGTTCcacgtgtggatgtggcacctgggaaCACGGGTTGGTGGTGGCCGTGGCAGCACTGCGGggtggttggactcgatgggctcagagggcttttccagcctaaaccattccatgattctctgattccatgaaCAACACCCATCCAGAGCCTGGATGTATCCCACTCCCATGTCCTGGTCTCGATGCAGcccatccctctgccccctTTGGGGGTGACAGTCCCCACTTGGCCCCCTCCCCGAGGCCGTGCTGGCCGTGCCTCTGCCTCATCCCATGGGACACTTCAGTGGgaacattttgtttttcctgctggaaaagaagaaagtatCAGTTCTAATTAGCAATGGGAGTGCTGGCAGTTATTCCAGCcagaagaaaacctggaagAGATGTTGGAACTCCACATGATTCCCGTTTGAAGTGTGTGGTCCCTCTGCCTCCCCGGCAGGAACGTGGGTCAAGGTCTGCCCTCACACCCCTCTCCATCTCTCAGCTGGGAAAATGATTTCCATCCCTAAATTATGTCAGGAAAATGATTTCCATCCCTAAATTATGTCAGGAAAATGATTTCCATCCCTCAATTATGTCAGGAAGATGGATCCCATCCCTGAGCTGTGGCTGGGAAGCCCTATGTGTGCTTTCAGCCCTGGGAAGCTGAGAGCAGGGGGAGCTGGGTTCGGGTGCCCTctcctgctccgtggatcacTTAGCAAGTTTTCCATGGATTAATCATTTGCAATTCCTAAACTGAATGTGCTTTGGGAATGTTTTCTGACAGGTGAGTCTCACGGAtccctgaggcagcagcagttaGACCCGACTGAGGGGGCTTTGCAGCCTCTTGGGAGTGGCTGTGTCAAAAAAGTGCCAAAAATGTGCCAAAAATGTACCAGAAAGAGAAATTATGGATAACACGATCCCTTTAATATTTAGATTTCATCTTTATTAGTTTTCTGGGATTAGTTTTCTGCTCAGCCTTGGTCTGAGCAGTCCCACCTGGGtggttttcctccctctccactgGAATTTCACGGCAGGATGGAAGCAGGGTGTGAGTTAACCTCTTATCATCCCTGTCACTGCTTTGGATGGTTTTGTCCTCGTGGTTTGAAAGCTGGAATTGGATTAGCATTGAAAAGTAAACTGTGTTTCATCCTTCCAGTGAAAAAAGTGGCTGAAAGCTGTGGGGACAGAGATTTGAGGCAGTGCAGTGTCTGTGGGGGCAGAGCCTGtcaagggaagggagggatcaATCCTCTTCCCTCCGGGTTTGGGGATCATTGGAAGGCACCAAGAAATTTTAGATGATTACAAGAATATTTTGTGGAGTTATGGGATGGAAAAGAGTGTCTCATGTGCGGTGTTTTGATGTGGAAAAACCATCTGGGAAAAGAAGGGGGGGAAGCCACAGCAGCACTTTGTGCAAAGGGAGAGATTTGGGGAACAATCCCCTGGAAGTGGCAACAAGGCCCTGACttggggatggggctgggggggcagtgGAGCCCTGTGATCCCAATGGGATTGGGGTGGAAttgtggggctgagggggcagtacagcccagtgccccaggTGGGATTGGTGTGGAATTGCCCAGGGATGACACCATAACCCCGTGTCCCTCACACCAGGAGctggggagctggagcagctccagccatgCAGAGACTCCTTGGGCACCCCCAGGGTCAGGtttgggggcagcagggctgtgtgtgggATATGGGCACCCCAAACTCACCTGGGGGAAACCCTGGGGATTGTGGGTCATTTGGGTCGGGAATCGGGATGAGAATGGGATGGGAATATGgttggggatggggatggggagaggaatgggatgggatggggttGAGATAGGGATGGGCATAGGGatagggatgggatggggaaggaatgaggatggggacagggatgggatgggatgggatgggatggggatagggatggagatggggatgagatgggatgggGGCAAGGAAGGGatagggatgggatggggacgGGGATCTGTGTTTCAGATCCATTGGTTGGCAGCATCCGGCTTCCAGCACAGAGGTTAAAGCCATTTTTGGGAGTGAGGGAGGGTCAGTCCAAGCCCTGCCTCTGTCCCGAGGGGCTCCAGCAGGATCCAGCTCCCCAGGAGGTTCCTGCCCAGCGCCAGGACCAGCACTCGCCCTGCCCACCCCCGCTGTGCCCCGGGGACAGCAGTGCCCGGGGAGGGGACCCCACAGCCGGCCCGGGCAGCCCCGCGGAGCCCCGGGGGGGACACACCGAGGGGACACCCCTGTCCCTCTCTGTCCCACACATCCCTGTCCCGGCTGTGGGACCCTGTCATTCCCTGTCCCACACATTCCTatcccagctctgggatcctgtccctccctgtcccacACATCCCTGTCCCGGCTCCGggctcctgtccctccctgtcccGGCATTCCCGATCCCAGATCCGggctcctgtccctccctgtcccacccATCCCTGTCCCGGCTGTGGGATCttgtccatccctgtcccacccATCCCTGTCCCGGCTGTGGGATCCTGTCCCGCCGTGTCCAGCCCGTTCCAAGGGatgcggagcggggccgggattGCCGGGCCAGCAGTGACACCTAGTGACATCTGGGACACCGGACACCGGGACATCGGGACACGGGCAGGGCACGGGAACGAGCCCAGGAACGGGGAGCGGGACTGCCGTGGGTACGGGCGCGGGGACAGACACGGCAGGACAGCTGcgtgcagcccctgctcccaccgCTGCTCCTTTCCAAGGGCACAAATCCCATTGCTGAGATCACAGGGATTGCTCTGTCACTGCCCagctccgctcccctccctcAGCTTCACATTCCTGGCACCGATGGAACAGGCTGGAACCACACAgccatggaatcctggaatggtttgggtgggaagggaccttaaaacccacccagtgccaccccctgccatgggcagggacaccttccaccagcccaggttgctccaagccctgtccaacctggccttggacacttccagggatccaggggcagccacagcttctctgggcaacctgtgccaggacctccccaccctcccagccagcaattccttcccaatatcccctctctccctgccctctggcagtgggaagccatcacattcccagcttgGAGCACAGCCCATCTCTCcgggggctgtgccaggctcaGGATACACTGGATGGATGCTGGAGGCAGCATATGCCTTGAAAACCTCTAGGAcaggggaaaagagggaattTAACGTGGTTAATGGGGTTTCTGGGCAgacctgcagtgctgggaggtgagggggggctgccctgtccccacaaaacccccccagccctgagccctcctccctccccccctgcccctcccgTGCCTCACTGGCTCTCACAGCTCCAATCATCACCAGGGGGGAAGAACCCGGGTTTTAACTAAAAATCAAAGGGAACGTTTCTGGGATCGGTTTAAACAAGGTGTAATTTGGTATTTAAGAGCACCTTGTGTTTGCTcttgctgagagcagcagcagggggagGGAAGGTGAGGGGATGGGCAGGTACTGCCTGCACCCACCCCACTTCCCTATGGGAAGTACCCTGGGAATCCCAGGGACTGGTAAAAACCCGGGAAACTCCCCAGGGAAATTTTGGAAACCTTGCAGCTTTGagttctttttatattttttttttcctacatttt
Coding sequences:
- the RPRM gene encoding protein reprimo translates to MSGSGMPGGMSGSGMPAGMSGSGMPAGMNGSSAGLPGGLSGPAGLPGALPGAGGLPGGPNGSAAAAAGLLAGAGGAALELERALRCCTAASVVTDGSGAAEERSLYIMRVVQIAVMCVLALTVVFGIFFLGCNLLIKSEGMINFLVKDRRPSKEVEAVVVGPY